One Triticum dicoccoides isolate Atlit2015 ecotype Zavitan chromosome 5B, WEW_v2.0, whole genome shotgun sequence genomic window carries:
- the LOC119307771 gene encoding ATP-citrate synthase alpha chain protein 3, which yields MARKKIREYDSKRLLKEHLKRLAGIDLQILSAQVTQSTDFTELSNQEPWLSSMKLVVKPDMLFGKRGKSGLVALNLDLAQVRQFVKERLGVEVEMGGCKAPITTFIVEPFVPHDQEYYLSIMSDRLGCTISFSECGGIEIEENWDKVKTIFLPTEKPMTLDACAPLIATLPLEVRTKIGDFIRGSFSVFQDLDFSFMEMNPFTLVNGEPYPLDMRGELDDTAAFKNFKKWGDIEFPLPFGRVLSPSESYIHELDEKTSASLKFTVLNPKGRIWTMVAGGGASVIYADTVGDLGYASELGNYAEYSGAPKEEEVLHYARVVLDCATADPDGRKRALLIGGGIANFTDVAATFSGIIRALREKESKLKAARVNIYVRRGGPNYQTGLAKMRALGSELGLPIEVYGPEATMTGICKQAIDCVMAEA from the exons GTCACACAATCAACGGATTTCACGGAGCTTTCAAACCAGGAGCCATGGCTCTCGTCGATGAAGTTGGTTGTTAAACCTGACATGCTGTTTGGCAAGCGTGGGAAGAGTGGCCTTGTAGCCCTCAACCTAGATCTTGCTCAAGTCCGCCAATTTGTCAAGGAGCGGTTAGGAGTTGAG GTCGAGATGGGTGGATGTAAGGCTCCAATTACAACATTCATAGTCGAGCCATTTGTGCCACACGATCAAGAGTATTATCTCTCAATTATGTCAGACAGGCTTGGTTGCACCATTAGTTTCTCAGAGTGTGGTGGTATTGAGATTGAGGAGAACTGGGACAAGGTTAAGACAATCTTTCTTCCAACAGAGAAGCCAATGACACTTGATGCATGCGCTCCATTGATTGCCACTCTTCCCTTGGAA GTCCGCACGAAAATAGGCGATTTCATTAGAGGGTCATTTTCTGTTTTCCAAG ACTTGGATTTCTCATTTATGGAGATGAACCCATTCACCCTGGTAAATGGTGAACCATACCCTCTCGACATGAGAGGTGAACTGGATGACACAGCTGCTTTCAAGAACTTTAAGAA GTGGGGTGACATTGAGTTCCCTCTACCTTTCGGAAGAGTCCTGAGCCCATCAGAAAGTTATATCCATGAACTGGATGAGAAG ACAAGTGCATCACTGAAATTCACAGTTCTTAACCCGAAAGGTCGCATTTGGACAATGGTTGCAGGTGGTGGTGCTAGTGTCATATATGCCGACACG GTTGGAGATTTGGGATATGCTTCAGAGCTAGGGAATTATGCAGAGTACAGTGGAGCTCCTAAAGAGGAGGAGGTTTTGCATTATGCTAGAGTGGTTTTGGAT TGTGCCACTGCTGATCCTGATGGCCGGAAGAGAGCTCTTCTCATTGGAGGGGGTATCGCAAACTTCACTGATGTCGCTGCTACATTCAGTGGCATCATTCGGGCTTTAAGAGAGAAG GAATCCAAATTAAAGGCTGCAAGGGTGAACATTTATGTTCGGAGAGGTGGTCCAAACTACCAAACTGGGCTCGCCAAAATGCGTGCTCTAGGATCAGAGCTTGGTCTTCCAATTGAG GTCTATGGACCAGAGGCCACAATGACTGGAATCTGCAAGCAAGCCATTGATTGCGTCATGGCCGAAGCATGA